In Aricia agestis chromosome 13, ilAriAges1.1, whole genome shotgun sequence, the genomic window TTTCACATGAATGTAAAAAGTCATGCGAAACATGGTTCAGTGTTCACCTATCTCGTCTGAAAATCTGAAAATCGGGTAGGTGATCAGACTGTTCTAATTTAACCAGGAAAGAAAATTCTGTTGTTCCCACATAGGATAATCAATCCCATCAAAACTTAGACCTCGGCCCAGACAAGGGCACATTTAATGTGTTCCCCTTCTACCTTCAAACCCCTGACACTAGGGTTGCATAAGATGAAATGCCAACTCACCATGCCAGTGCTGCAGCTGCAGGTTATAGTGCCAGGCGCGGTCGTGCTCTTTGAGCTGCGTGAACACATACACCAACCCGCGGTAGTCGTACTCCAGACCGGAATACCGCTCGCCGAACAGCTTTAGACCTGCGGAGGTAGATACATtataagctgatcgcacatttgtcagcatcGTACgtgccgtacgcgtcgaacgcaccgcatagtacacgaaatgcggcgcgcacggtgcggacgaatgtgcgaggtttcacataatttcatacaacgaattcgaaaatgcggcgcgtacggcggATGCTTGCCGATCACCTATAGTGAATGctcaattaaaataaactacagTAGTTTTATCAGAAAAGTAGTTTCCCTAACCGGAAAAAAATTAAGCTCGCACCTCCTTTCAGCATTTATCGCTATCTCCTATTGTTTAAAAATTCCTACTGTGCCCTTTTTAAAAACATCACCTATTATTGTAATGATTGAATACAATTTAGCGGGAAGCGCACACTTAAATCATGAAAGCCTACGTTTGAATAAGTCAGTTCTCGTAACTCTTCGTAATACAATCCTATTTAGATTTGCGCGGTGTCGTAATCACACATGCGACAAGGACTGATGCATAGTCGTAGCATCGAGAGAGAGAGACGACAAGATATGTAAGCGAGATTAGAGATATTCACTGATAGCTATGGAGCGCAGGTACAGCTTCTCGGCGGCGCGGTGCATGTTCATGTGGTAGTTGTAGAGGGAGGCGAGGTGGCCGACGCTCAGCCCCACCTCGTAGTCTTCGGGCCCGAGCAGCTCCTCCTTGATCGCGATCGCCTTGAGGTGCATCATCTCGGCGTCCTGCAACACGTCGGTTAATGGTGAGATATATCCGTTGAactatttatgttaattggACGATTTTAGGCATTTGTGTATCAACTATCAATccacaaaaaaattaagtattgaGTTTTGAATGCAGTTTGGTGGGATGGGTGGGTGGCCATAACTCACACTTACAAATTTACTGCTATACTCCAACACGAACACGAGTTGGAGTACAACTAGTGACACAAGTAGCGACGTACCCACGTCCCAAGGATACAAGTGGACACATCAATACGTACCTGGAACTTCTGCATGCTCTGGTACAGGCGGCCGAGGTTGCCGTAGTGCTTGGCGGTCTGCACGTTCTTCTCGCCGAAAGCCATTATCGACAGCTCCAGCGCCGCGCGGTGTAACGCCTCAGACTCCTCTAGAAGACTCGGCTCTGGAATACGatacgaatataatatttttttcacaattattaaatttttgacaTTACACAACCTCAATTACCTAAGCCCAACTAAAATTTACCCAAGCTCAGCTATACACAGCAAGACAAATAACAATACTGATACTCTACAGGAGCCATGGTAAGCATACCTCCATAAATAGACATTACGTAGAtttcaaaaaaaattgcaataattcAATACTTCAATAGTATTATCATAATGTATCGGATATCAGAAGCTATTCGAGAGAGTAAGATTGACTAtgcatgttataataatatgagtagttaatgaaacttttattattatattaaatacctTGCATATTCTGTCCAGCGGGCGTGTCGAGCGCGATCTCCTCTAAGATGAGCGCCTTGACGCGCTTCGCCGACGCCAGCAGCAAGTGATCCCGTGGCACCAAGTTCTGTCGATAAAGAAATCATTAGGTTACTTcgattatataaatatataggcTCAATAAGACTATATTCGTGTACTACAAGAAAAGTTGGTATGCAGATGGTggacccacatttttttttttttgaaataagggggcaaacgagcaaacgggtcacctgatggaaagcaaattccgtcgcccatggacacccgcagcaggtgcttgccggccttttaagagggaatagggtaataggggagggtagggatggaaagggaagggaataggggagggtagggaaggaaatagggtaggggatttggcctccggtaaactcactcactcggcgaaacacagcgcaaacgctgtttcacgccggttttctgtgagaacgtggtatttctccggtcgagccggcccattcgtgccgaagcatggctctcccacgtataaatttggTCGGTTTATGTAACTTAACGTCAATAGTCATATTATGTCGCCTGGGTTTGACGTTAATCCgacaaaattacgtaggtccgctatctgTCTAAGAATCGAtttatctgatagtactatTCTTTCCGTTCCAATTCAAAACGGTCAATGAACTTCAAACTGAACGAAAATTAGTCAACACCAACTAACCTCTATAATACGTATCGCTCGTTCTGCGTGGTCGCGCGCCTTATAGAACCTGCCGGACGAGTACTCCAGCACGTATAGCGCGTACGCGAGATCCTCCTGCGCCGTCGCCACATGCAGACTCGCTCGGCCGTACACGCGTCTCAGGTGTGCTAGGGCCTCCTCGTATACGCAGACGCTGCGTTTGATCGCGTCTACGTTGAGGAGGTAGAAGGCTAGGTCTAGGAGGGCGTGTGCGCGACGCGGGTGGGCGGGGGCGTGCGCGCTCGCCAAGGCCACGCCCTGCCGCGCAAGTAAACCCGCAGCGCCGAAGCGTCGCTTGACGACGCACGCGCGCGACGCACCGCGTACGCATTCACCGCGAATCCTGTAAATTATTAGATGATCGTTAAAActtttaacaacataatatagtgctaatttagatcatatttatatgtattttctttacattttaataaagcCTAATAATAAAGTGGTATTACGCGTGTCTGCATCAAACTCCGTTTAGGTTTAATACAAACccaatgtaaaaaaatacaatgaaacATTGACAAACAATATtctgaacaaaaaaaaagtaactaTAAAGTACTTGTTGTTGTACCAATATGTTCATACagtaaatattacttaatattaaaattgtctGGCCATAGACCCCTAATAAGTTTGTTAGTTTACGAGGTGTAGATCAGACTCTGACCTGACAGGTATGTCCGGCGTGAGCATATGCAGCGCGCGCATGGACCACGCGTGCGCGGCGCTGTAGTCGCACAGCACGAAGAACAGCGCGCTGAACTCCTTGAGCAGGCGGACGACGAGCGCGCGCGCGCCCCACACGCCGCACCCCGCGCTGTTGTGCGCCATGGCGGGGCTTAACTCCACTCTGAAATCACAGTATCATAATGTATTTCAATTTGGaattgtttagactttagaagcAAACAAATCTACATGCTGCATACCACGGGTtcaggaactaacccggcgaaaaTTTAACGCCACGACGAAAAGGCCACAGGTCTAAATAAAGTTCGGTATATATAACTTGGCATAACAGCTTTCGTACATTTAACGTTTGATCACTTCCCAGCATTCTGCATTCCAGAGTCCAGACATAAGTCCGCCTCTGAACTGCCGCATTGTAAAGTTTTCAAGACCACTATTCCACAACCCTTTTTAAACCTTTCCCGCCAATACCTGTCGTCGTCCGTGTCGTCGGTCTGCGTGGCGGCGTCGCACGACGTGGCGGCGGCGACGGGCGCGGcgggcagcggcgcggcggcgtcgTCGGGGATGCCCAGCAGCTGGAGCGACAGCGAGTACGTCTGCAGCGCCGCAGGGAAGCAGCAGTATGCCGACTGGGTGTGCAGCAGCCTGGAAATTCAAACCAAATACGTATTATATGAATTCATGAAATCGATTACTGATTTTCTGGCACAAGAATCAGATTCGTAAATGGAAATCGTATCAGGGACCTAAGAACGAAGCCGTTTTAAGAATCAAATGAACGAATCGGAATGCCCCTGGCCAAtggagtatacattatagcaagctacagagtgcttctaacaaggtatgaactgtaagcacgagtgtgaacatattttcctataagcgtcttacgatggcgcatggaacatcactagacttgcgttatacgtttgacaagtatctatagaacttctgcttacgatcggcacaacggggaacgagcgatgcgcgcgctctatagcttgctaatgtatactctaagccCGTGCCACTCTAACTGTatacgtgaaatgacgttgttagttTTTTCGTTCGaatcggattcggaaactttacggTGCGATCATTGGTCAATACCTAgcgcggcgagcgtttattggatgtcgcgcgatgaagtttccgaatGTGAGTCGAATTACGCATCAGGGTCCAGGTGGGGTAATGCAGATATACTTGTGGCGCAGTCGGAGGCCACGGAAGGCGTGTAACGCGTGTGACTCTCACGTCCCCGTCCTGCGCCGAAGTAGTTTCACTGAAACCatgcctgttacgcaggagcggacgaccgacacgactgacgtgagatcaggcgcaggaccgactttttacatgctcatccgacgcatggatcgtcttacttgtcagacaatggcaggcgatcagcctgcattgtcctaaccaaacttggaaataacaagtttccaacgcgggaatcgaatccacgacctccgagccaagagccgagctctaaaccactgaaccacggaggcgttagtcaaaaaaaaaaatggtatacCTGTGGCAACACTCGAGCGTGAGCCGCTTGTAGTATGTGGAGGGCGGCTGCGCGCGGCACAGCTCCAGGCaccgcgtcaacacgcgctcCGCGTCCGGGTACCACCCCGCCTCGTTCAGGAACCCGCCTGGAATGTGACGACATCTAGCTATTTATCTGGATacttaggacctgtttcaccacattctgataaagtgccggataggctattcacaacttaacttgacagatatagTATGAAGTATCTTTTacataagttgtggatagcctatccggcacttatcaggaagtgattaaacaggcccttagaatactataatataataatataatatttatactggATACTTAGAATactaaggacctgtttcaccacttcctgaaaaAAAATGCCGGAaaggctatctacaacttatttgacagattctccatactctatctgtcaagttaagtaatacataacctatccggcacttatcaggaagtagtgaaacagacccttataATCTCAGGTAAGTAAATATACCTTGACTAATGACTAACCTATGACCCTATCAATCTTCCGTCGATAGAGAAGCGGAAACGTGGGAATGCCCACTCTACTGTCTTGTGTCCTGACTCCTGTCCTCTCTTTCATATTTTCCAATTTTCCCATCTTGATTTCATCTCTTCCATTTGTCCGTAAGTCCTTGAACTCACTAGAGTGGGCAACATATTTGCAACATTTCCAATATTACGAAACTTCTAACTCtttagttattaaaatatgactagatgacgcccgcaactccgttgcgccaaaactagtttatcgcgcgggaaccgtacatttttccgggataaaaagtatcctagatgtccttttcccgggactcaaagtatacccaAATTTCGtcgaaatcagttcagcggtttgagcgcgaacagacagacggacacactttcgcatttataataatattagtatggattaagaaTGAACAGAATATCTCACCTAGCCTCAGCCCCAGCTGTATGAGTGGTCTGCGGGGGGCGGCGGAGTCGGCGCGCGCGAGGTACGCCCGCGCCAGCTCCTTCGACAGCATAGACCCGTGCTCGATCACAGCCTGCAAATTGTAACGACACGGTGAGTACATCGCCACGAGTGGATCAACTCAATTGGATAAAGTCACAGATGAATAATAAATAGGCCCCATATTGTGTTTTGAGGGAATAGTTAGGTCACGCCGGCGCAATAGGATTTAGAAATTGAACAGACCAGGAACGCAACTCGCAACACAGCGGCACACAGCGGCACACAGCGGCAATATTACCCGATTACGACGAAGTCAAAAAGACGGGTAACGATTTTGGCAGTCTTTGTATGCATGTATGTGTCCTCGTAGCAGCTAAACTCCGATTTTAGCAAATGAGGTGAATAAAGTAATGGTGAcgctatatttttttcaacattttgtatattttcgTGGTCTTTAAaacgtttaaactttaaataattttacgcGATATCATCTGTCGCGGTCGGTGTAACATtgtactcgtaagtcgtaagaCCACAACCCGTACAAGTGCCCACGTACATAATACCCGATTATACGTTATATTGTAATTAACACGTATAAGTAGGCGAAAATTAAATCTACGTAACGCGATTACTCGGTGTTTGGTACTCTAGAACAGACGCTGTAGAACGCTGACAGGTCACAGGACGTTGGTAGAATTTCGGTAGGTTCTATTGTatccgcaactctgccttaagcggggagtggagcaccatggggttttagtgagtaggacgccaggggagtcccacatatcccggCCGATTATCCCCCAATCCACCAaggatgcgcaaagcatttccccatatAAAAAATGAACAAGAAGTAAGAACAGGGGTTCTTAAACTTTTAAGATGTTCAGccccaaatatttttcatttattatggATGTGTTTTGATGACTACTTCCATGTGCCGGAACCCCTAGGACCTAGCTAAGTAACTATGCGGAAGTGACTTCGGGTATTCCACTCTAGGTCTTTAACAGACAACACtagaaaaataacttttttgttcgatttaaaaaaaaaaagaatcatatcatgattcataatatgattttattttattttttatttttatttgaacggaaaacatacagtgataaaacttaaattaaaaattaaggctGATTAGTATCTAAGCACTATTAATATGTTTCCACAAATAGAAGTCTAAACATTAACAACATTGCTTTAAATTTAGGTAGACAAAAGTATTTGGTAATGATACAATAGTATACGTTACAAAAGCAATCCCAATGATAATATCCATAGTACAAGAGAAATAAATCCAACAATGACAAGcttcaaaccaatttttattGATTGACTTTCTGATAGCATAAATAGatgaattaaaaatgtcaatgtcatggtGTTTACTCAAATCATTCAGGCAAGCAGGTGTTCTAACGAAGAAGGAATTCTTCCTATAATTGGAATGGGAGAATGGAATATAAAAGGGGTTGAAGGAGCATATTCTGGATGAGCGGGAAGGGACTTTCAGGGTAATTTTGGAAACAAGAAAGGAGGAATCTATTTTATTTTGGGCAATATTTAGGAATGTGCAAATGTCAGCTACTTGACGTCTGAGATGCAGGGGTAGCATGTGATACCTTCTACATCTCGATTCATAGTCAGTGTCAGATGTTCCGCATTTATATTGTAGGAATCTCACAAATCGTTTCTAGATGGATTCGAGCCTGTTAGTATAGGTAATGTACTGAGGGTTCCAAATTTGGCAGCAATATTCAAGGGCACTACGTACATACGAGCAATACagtacttttaaaatttttatgtttttgaatTGGGAGCTCATTCTGATTACAAATCCAAGCGACTTGTTGGCCTTAGAGATAATGTGATCCAGATGCTTCGAGTATGAGAATTTCGAATCGTGAATAACGCCTAGGTCACGAATCTCTGATACTTCTTTTAAGACTGTTCACGCAGTGAGTAGGAAGGTTCTTTATGGTCTTATCTGCCCGGCTAAACGTTATCGTATAAcacttattaatatttaggtCTAAATTATTATCTcgacaatatttttcaaaaccATGAtcctccaaagcgaccattttagccccgcagtcaTCAACTGCCAAAATCATTATTAGCCTTTCTGCTTCGCTGTAGTCGGGTAAGAACAAGGGCAACCAAACTACATTAGCAGGACGCgttatgcgaatattttaatacttagtAATACATGAATACttagtatacaatattataatgcgaGTTCGCACAACGCCTTTGAAGTGTCGTGTGGGGCGTGCACCGCATGTGTAATAACGCGAAcgctataatatttattttagcacACGTATCCGTCCGACGTTGTGTGAATATGTCTCTTTATTAAGAAGACAACATTCGAGAGGTTATCCTCATTGTTAGTATACAGGATAATATATACCTGTTTTATAAATGCTATCGCACCTGCTACAAGCGAGCGCTCAGCCGCTCACCATTAGGCTCAGTCACTcatactttgtttgtttaccagattaattttaaataatcacAAGTCAAAAATTGCAAATTTTATAGCCTATGTTACACGGGTCATTTTTACGAATCTATTGACACACCTTGCTTCACAATCTGATCAGTAGTTAATAGGTTTGGTTAGTAATCCTCATGCATATTTCATACAATTGACTCGCGCAGTGCTCCTTTCTTTTATCATTGCATCgtagtattttaagaatatattattatgctttcaaCTGCCTTCAACGAACATCACATACTCTCAATTCTCAACACATATCCTATACTcaacactaataataataatcagcccAAGGTAACTCACCTGGAAGCACTGCAGCAGGGGCAGCTGGTTGCCGGAGAAACGCAGCAGCCGCTCGAAGGTCTCCAGCTCGGACAGCTCCGCGCCCAGGATGCACAGCTTGCGCTCCTGTAGCATCTGGGGAGAGAAGAGAACAATGAGTAAAGTTGTGGGAAACAATGAGTATAATTGTGGGGAACAATGAGTAGAGTTTAGGGAGCAACGAGTAAAATTGTGGGGGACAATAATGAGTAAGTTGTGGGAGCAATAAGTAAAGTTGTTGGGAACTATGGGTAAAGTGGCGGGGAACAATGAGTAAAgtggaatttcggcatggtgtgtcatcggtaatttaaaatacattgcatgCGGAATCAAGCTGAACTTCTGCCGCTGATATTCGGCACAGTGTGTTGAGACTATAGACACGTcctgaaatattcgtggaagtccaggaaaggttgaTAGTAATAGCATGTAATAGGCAATAGCAAATAGCTATTCGCGGCCGAAGCAAATTATCGAAACAGGTTTAGATATTTAAAGACTgcatgtaattataataaataattcatacaaattgtaaCGGTATGCGATCTCGCCTTGGATTCAACTATTGCGAACTCATTGCATGTTGTgccattattttgaaataattaatatatttttatacctactAATAAAAACCAAACTTATGTTTACCAAAATACTAATAACATAATGATGTTATTAGTtgctgcttgacggcattttgtcgttgcgacgcggtggtggttgtggtacgtgtggattGGCCCTTAATATCAAACATCAGCCTTCGGACCTCTCATTTCTCAACACGTGGAATTTCACATTTATGTATACGAGATTGCGACTGCCAGCCGTCAGGTGCTGGTGGCAAGTGGCAGGGTCAAGTACGACCAGGTGTCCCCGGGTGACGGGTCACAGGTCACGGGTCAAACAAGTGCTGAACGCATGACCCACTGACCCGACCCCAAGGTCATCGTCTACCACAGCTGCTGTCGAAAGGGCCGTCATCACTTTTGACATCTCAattccttattttttttaatataaaatataagggggcaaacgtgcgTTTTTCGTGTTactttctgccacgcactgtaaaactctagaatgaactgtcaccagcagtatttccggaccaatacgacctgcaaaccttcaagaagagagcgtattttctcttaaaaggtcggcaatgcacctgcagctcttctaatgttgcgagtgtccatgggcgacggtagttcctttccatcaggtgacccgtttgctctttggccgcctaattttataaaaaagtctGATATAATCACTAATTACCGTATCCGGCATAAAGGTCTAATTTAGAAAAATCAAAGTCTGTAATCTCGATTCTTAAACGACGGCAAGTGAAATGACTGTAACAATTAGCAAACTAGTTAGTTAGCAGGTCGGCGATAAGACGCTAATCGTGCCTGACCTTGCCGTGTagtagtttaaactttaaagacaCGTGACACGTTATTTTAGTCGAGTATTCTTAACCCTAATTAAAGTTAAACTCTAacgcccttactaataaacgctgtataagctttgaatagttatgcagtgttttgtcttcatcaatccaattaaaaatgtcacttgtgtgacaggaaaaaaacactgtataactattcaaagcttatacaacgtttattaattattagtaagggggtttaaCTTTTAGTTGAGAAAATTGCGAGGTCGAAAGCCACTAATCGAATCCATATGGACTAAATGTGGACACTGGCTGACGCACTTacgaatattaataattacttgtataggtctaccagaatctgatggcaatttttgacagcagattttcaaaaaatatccttgatcattggataaatttttatattcagaatcagccgct contains:
- the LOC121732927 gene encoding amyloid protein-binding protein 2 isoform X2 — translated: MKRVLFYLAKMADASSSVRIKRIPDNLYEVCLSNLVYYLQKFKCDRNELHTLPDTILMDVYYKMLQERKLCILGAELSELETFERLLRFSGNQLPLLQCFQAVIEHGSMLSKELARAYLARADSAAPRRPLIQLGLRLGGFLNEAGWYPDAERVLTRCLELCRAQPPSTYYKRLTLECCHRLLHTQSAYCCFPAALQTYSLSLQLLGIPDDAAAPLPAAPVAAATSCDAATQTDDTDDRVELSPAMAHNSAGCGVWGARALVVRLLKEFSALFFVLCDYSAAHAWSMRALHMLTPDIPVRIRGECVRGASRACVVKRRFGAAGLLARQGVALASAHAPAHPRRAHALLDLAFYLLNVDAIKRSVCVYEEALAHLRRVYGRASLHVATAQEDLAYALYVLEYSSGRFYKARDHAERAIRIIENLVPRDHLLLASAKRVKALILEEIALDTPAGQNMQEPSLLEESEALHRAALELSIMAFGEKNVQTAKHYGNLGRLYQSMQKFQDAEMMHLKAIAIKEELLGPEDYEVGLSVGHLASLYNYHMNMHRAAEKLYLRSIAISLKLFGERYSGLEYDYRGLVYVFTQLKEHDRAWHYNLQLQHWHDLREQSKTEQQPPLGDEEVMPLEELKARLASPD
- the LOC121732927 gene encoding amyloid protein-binding protein 2 isoform X1: MKRVLFYLAKMADASSSVRIKRIPDNLYEVCLSNLVYYLQKFKCDRNELHTLPDTILMDVYYKMLQERKLCILGAELSELETFERLLRFSGNQLPLLQCFQAVIEHGSMLSKELARAYLARADSAAPRRPLIQLGLRLGGFLNEAGWYPDAERVLTRCLELCRAQPPSTYYKRLTLECCHRLLHTQSAYCCFPAALQTYSLSLQLLGIPDDAAAPLPAAPVAAATSCDAATQTDDTDDDRVELSPAMAHNSAGCGVWGARALVVRLLKEFSALFFVLCDYSAAHAWSMRALHMLTPDIPVRIRGECVRGASRACVVKRRFGAAGLLARQGVALASAHAPAHPRRAHALLDLAFYLLNVDAIKRSVCVYEEALAHLRRVYGRASLHVATAQEDLAYALYVLEYSSGRFYKARDHAERAIRIIENLVPRDHLLLASAKRVKALILEEIALDTPAGQNMQEPSLLEESEALHRAALELSIMAFGEKNVQTAKHYGNLGRLYQSMQKFQDAEMMHLKAIAIKEELLGPEDYEVGLSVGHLASLYNYHMNMHRAAEKLYLRSIAISLKLFGERYSGLEYDYRGLVYVFTQLKEHDRAWHYNLQLQHWHDLREQSKTEQQPPLGDEEVMPLEELKARLASPD